The following proteins come from a genomic window of Iamia sp. SCSIO 61187:
- a CDS encoding YbhN family protein, whose translation MTGLPRKRSQSGRRSWETAAIGATPPSDLPPRAADGSDDEPRPDAETETEGLLGTNVTAEMLKVTTTKTLKRTPLIILFFLVFNYFVLPTLGDVGEAVDRLSAVNPFFLLLALGLEVAALVAYAQLTRVTLPPRPRLGLISVLRIQLSTKAVTNLVPGGSAAGGTLGYRLLTQAGVDGASAGFTMATVGLGSAIVLNLLLWVALLISIPLDGFNPVYGTAAIVGMLLLGAVAAGVALMLKGRDTAVRVVRAVAGRLPFLEPDTAERFVRSLVARLAELLDNPTLLRRGLAWAAINWLLDAAALWVFIRAFGPTLNPVDVIVAFCIANILAVIPITPGGLGVIEYTLIATLVGFGLVQSEATVSVLTYRIAQFWLPIPLGAISYATLRLGPTSLRKIRSRHPIRDLAVDAADMADVRVWDVDEPDERESRSA comes from the coding sequence GTGACAGGACTCCCCCGCAAGAGGTCGCAGTCGGGCCGGCGTTCCTGGGAGACTGCCGCCATCGGCGCGACCCCGCCCTCGGACCTGCCCCCGCGCGCTGCCGACGGCAGCGACGACGAGCCGCGCCCCGACGCCGAGACCGAGACCGAGGGCCTGCTCGGCACCAACGTCACCGCCGAGATGCTCAAGGTCACGACGACCAAGACGCTCAAGCGGACGCCGCTGATCATCCTCTTCTTCCTCGTCTTCAACTACTTCGTGCTCCCGACGCTGGGCGACGTGGGCGAGGCCGTCGACCGGCTCAGCGCCGTCAACCCCTTCTTCCTGCTCCTCGCCCTCGGCCTCGAGGTGGCCGCCCTGGTCGCCTACGCCCAGCTGACCCGGGTGACGCTGCCGCCCCGGCCCCGGCTGGGCCTGATCTCGGTGCTGCGCATCCAGCTGTCGACCAAGGCCGTCACCAACCTGGTGCCCGGCGGGTCGGCCGCCGGCGGCACCCTCGGCTACCGGCTGCTCACCCAGGCGGGCGTCGACGGGGCGTCGGCCGGGTTCACCATGGCCACCGTCGGCCTGGGGTCGGCCATCGTCCTCAACCTCCTGCTGTGGGTCGCCCTGCTCATCTCGATCCCGCTCGACGGGTTCAACCCCGTCTACGGCACCGCCGCCATCGTCGGGATGCTCCTGCTCGGGGCGGTGGCCGCCGGTGTCGCCCTGATGCTCAAGGGGCGTGACACCGCGGTGCGGGTCGTGCGGGCGGTGGCCGGCCGGCTGCCGTTCCTCGAGCCCGACACCGCCGAGCGCTTCGTCCGCAGCCTGGTGGCGCGCCTGGCCGAGCTGCTCGACAACCCCACCCTGCTGCGCCGGGGGCTGGCGTGGGCGGCCATCAACTGGCTGCTCGACGCCGCCGCCCTGTGGGTGTTCATCCGCGCCTTCGGCCCCACCCTCAACCCGGTCGACGTCATCGTCGCCTTCTGCATCGCCAACATCCTCGCCGTCATCCCCATCACCCCCGGGGGGCTGGGGGTCATCGAGTACACCCTCATCGCCACCCTCGTCGGCTTCGGGCTGGTCCAGAGCGAGGCCACCGTGTCGGTCCTGACCTACCGGATCGCCCAGTTCTGGCTGCCGATCCCCCTCGGCGCCATCAGCTACGCGACCCTCCGCCTGGGGCCCACCTCGCTGCGCAAGATCCGGAGCCGCCACCCGATCCGGGACCTGGCCGTGGACGCGGCCGACATGGCCGACGTCCGGGTGTGGGACGTGGACGAACCCGACGAGCGCGAGAGCCGGTCGGCCTGA
- the pcrA gene encoding DNA helicase PcrA, with protein sequence MPSGTRDDDEMELLRGLNPAQADAVTHVEGPLLVLAGAGSGKTRVLTHRIAHLIRDEGVSPFAILAITFTNKAADEMKHRVEGLVGPVAQKMWVSTFHSACVRILRREAPRLGYPSSFTIYDMADAQRLMGYVIRDLDMDPKRFSARSVYAQISAAKNKGLDVETYADQASNPFERRFAEAYRDYQGRLRKAGAMDFDDLLGVTVEVLKAFPDALAHYQQRFQHILVDEYQDTNPVQNELILLLASDHRNVMVVGDGDQSIYAFRGADISNILDFEKAFPEVTTVLLEQNYRSTQTVLDAANAVIANNVGRKPKELWTDQGKGDLISRYHADDEADEAQWVTGRMSALHDQGYRWGDIAVFYRTNAQSRVLEEALARGSIPYKVLGGTRFYDRREIKDAVAYLKAVANPADEVSVKRVVNTPKRGVGDASVARLDAWAASQGVTFLDAMRRADEAGIGGRAVNGIVSFLAVIDEAADVRDEGPARMLEVLLDKSGYVAELRAEHSIEAEGRIENLAELVGAAQEVEDVDAFLESISLVSDTDALDPDESQVVLMTLHSAKGLEFPIVFVIGMEDGVFPHIRALTEPAELEEERRLAYVGITRARELLHLSHAWARTMFGATQYNPPSRFLEEIPSELVTEIQGRRRSSRGGGSWGGRRSEGEGYGSSSWGGRGRPERDGRDGMSPARARREAARQMQVDAAIEAGQSAAPSPAATHGIRIGDDVRHAKWGEGVVLDLQGHGDKTEITVRFPSEGEKVLLLAWAPITKA encoded by the coding sequence ATGCCCTCGGGGACCCGTGACGACGACGAGATGGAGCTGCTGCGGGGGCTCAACCCGGCGCAGGCCGACGCCGTCACCCACGTCGAGGGTCCCCTCCTCGTGCTGGCCGGCGCCGGCTCGGGCAAGACCCGGGTCCTGACCCACCGCATCGCCCACCTGATCCGCGACGAAGGCGTGTCCCCGTTCGCCATCTTGGCCATCACCTTCACCAACAAGGCGGCCGACGAGATGAAGCACCGAGTGGAGGGGCTCGTCGGCCCCGTCGCCCAGAAGATGTGGGTGTCCACGTTCCACTCGGCGTGCGTGCGCATCCTCCGGCGCGAGGCCCCCCGCCTGGGGTACCCGTCGAGCTTCACCATCTACGACATGGCCGACGCCCAGCGGCTGATGGGCTACGTCATCCGGGACCTGGACATGGACCCCAAGCGGTTCTCGGCCCGGTCGGTCTACGCCCAGATCTCGGCGGCCAAGAACAAGGGCCTCGACGTCGAGACCTACGCGGACCAGGCGTCGAACCCGTTCGAGCGGCGCTTCGCCGAGGCCTACCGCGACTACCAGGGCCGGCTGCGCAAGGCCGGCGCCATGGACTTCGACGACCTCCTCGGCGTCACCGTGGAGGTGCTCAAGGCGTTCCCCGACGCCCTCGCCCACTACCAGCAGCGCTTCCAGCACATCCTCGTCGACGAGTACCAGGACACGAACCCGGTCCAGAACGAGCTGATCCTCCTCCTGGCCTCCGACCACCGCAACGTCATGGTGGTCGGGGACGGGGATCAGTCGATCTACGCCTTCCGCGGCGCCGACATCTCGAACATCCTCGACTTCGAGAAGGCGTTCCCCGAGGTCACGACGGTGCTGCTGGAGCAGAACTACCGGTCGACCCAGACGGTGCTCGACGCCGCCAACGCCGTCATCGCCAACAACGTCGGCCGCAAGCCCAAGGAGCTCTGGACCGATCAGGGCAAGGGCGACCTGATCTCCCGCTACCACGCCGACGACGAGGCCGACGAGGCCCAGTGGGTCACGGGGCGGATGTCGGCCCTGCACGACCAGGGCTACCGCTGGGGTGACATCGCCGTCTTCTACCGGACCAACGCCCAGAGCCGCGTGCTCGAGGAGGCCCTGGCCCGCGGGTCCATCCCCTACAAGGTCCTGGGCGGCACCCGGTTCTACGACCGGCGCGAGATCAAGGACGCCGTGGCCTACCTGAAGGCCGTCGCCAACCCGGCCGACGAGGTGTCGGTCAAGCGGGTCGTGAACACGCCCAAGCGGGGCGTGGGCGACGCCTCCGTCGCCCGGCTCGACGCCTGGGCCGCCAGCCAGGGGGTGACCTTCCTCGACGCCATGCGCCGGGCCGACGAGGCGGGCATCGGCGGCCGGGCCGTGAACGGCATCGTCAGCTTCCTGGCCGTCATCGACGAGGCCGCCGACGTCCGCGACGAGGGTCCGGCCCGGATGCTCGAGGTCCTCCTCGACAAGAGCGGCTACGTCGCCGAGCTCCGGGCCGAGCACTCCATCGAGGCCGAGGGGCGGATCGAGAACCTGGCCGAGCTGGTCGGCGCCGCCCAGGAGGTCGAGGACGTCGACGCCTTCCTCGAGTCGATCAGCCTGGTGTCCGACACCGACGCCCTCGACCCCGACGAGTCCCAGGTCGTGCTGATGACGCTGCACTCGGCCAAGGGCCTGGAGTTCCCGATCGTGTTCGTGATCGGGATGGAGGACGGCGTCTTCCCCCACATCCGGGCCCTGACCGAGCCGGCCGAGCTGGAGGAGGAGCGCCGCCTCGCCTACGTCGGCATCACCCGGGCGCGCGAGCTGCTCCACCTCAGCCACGCCTGGGCCCGCACCATGTTCGGGGCCACCCAGTACAACCCGCCCAGCCGCTTCCTGGAGGAGATCCCCAGCGAGCTGGTCACCGAGATCCAGGGCCGGCGGCGCTCGTCGCGGGGCGGCGGGAGCTGGGGCGGGCGGCGCAGCGAGGGGGAGGGGTACGGGTCGAGCTCCTGGGGCGGGCGGGGCCGGCCCGAGCGCGACGGGCGCGACGGGATGAGCCCGGCCCGGGCCCGGCGCGAGGCGGCCCGGCAGATGCAGGTCGACGCCGCCATCGAGGCCGGCCAGAGCGCGGCCCCGTCGCCGGCGGCCACCCACGGCATCCGCATCGGCGACGACGTCCGGCACGCCAAGTGGGGCGAGGGCGTCGTCCTCGACCTGCAGGGCCACGGCGACAAGACCGAGATCACGGTCCGCTTCCCCAGCGAGGGCGAGAAGGTCCTCCTGCTGGCGTGGGCGCCCATCACCAAGGCCTGA